In one window of Coralliovum pocilloporae DNA:
- a CDS encoding DMT family transporter: MTDQAKGVLITALGVLAIVPDTLFIRLIDADILTIVFWRAFLAAISVTFGICLFYRKDTIVIIRGMGLAGFTYAFFMGMGTISFVSAVQITSVANAVFIVSISPVFAALISRIFLGEQISMRMVWTIAGALVGVCLIAVESIRGGSSHIGGDLLALLTAFSMAAAFVVARAAKHISMIPAAAMAYCITSLMVAPFASVSAMDGADWLWAVLMGCFFVPIGASLLAIGPRYITAAEVSLLLLLEAILAPLLIWAVLGEQPGLLTILGGALIISVLAMSNLLALRRTPAVVAE; encoded by the coding sequence TTGACTGATCAGGCGAAGGGAGTGCTGATTACAGCACTCGGCGTTCTTGCTATTGTTCCTGATACACTTTTTATCCGTTTGATTGACGCGGATATTCTGACAATCGTGTTCTGGAGGGCTTTTCTGGCAGCGATCTCGGTCACGTTTGGTATCTGTCTGTTTTATCGGAAAGATACCATTGTCATTATCCGTGGTATGGGCCTGGCCGGTTTTACCTACGCATTCTTCATGGGTATGGGGACAATATCCTTTGTTTCTGCGGTTCAGATAACGTCGGTCGCCAATGCGGTCTTTATCGTCAGCATTTCGCCGGTCTTTGCAGCATTGATAAGCAGGATATTCCTTGGTGAACAGATCAGTATGCGTATGGTGTGGACCATTGCCGGTGCTCTTGTCGGAGTGTGCCTGATTGCGGTTGAATCAATCCGTGGGGGCAGCTCGCATATCGGTGGAGACCTTCTTGCGCTGCTCACGGCTTTTTCGATGGCAGCGGCCTTTGTTGTTGCGCGGGCGGCAAAGCATATCTCGATGATCCCGGCAGCGGCTATGGCCTATTGCATCACATCGCTGATGGTTGCGCCATTTGCCTCGGTGAGTGCCATGGATGGTGCGGACTGGCTATGGGCGGTGCTGATGGGATGCTTCTTTGTTCCGATCGGTGCCAGTCTTCTCGCGATTGGTCCGCGTTACATAACAGCCGCGGAAGTATCTCTGCTTCTGCTGCTTGAAGCGATTCTGGCGCCCTTGCTGATCTGGGCTGTTCTGGGAGAGCAGCCGGGTTTGCTGACTATCCTCGGAGGGGCGTTGATTATTTCGGTGCTGGCCATGTCCAATCTGCTGGCGCTGAGACGAACGCCTGCTGTGGTTGCCGAATAG
- a CDS encoding ABC transporter permease — protein MGQLVQFTAIRFVMALLTLFIVSFIVFGLMELVPGNCAERYVAYKATQGASISQADIVAEEIRMGLDRPFVVRWVDWTTSIFIHGDLGESCLRRLPVTQILKDKVWISLGICFAALLITYMIAVPLGMLSANIRNSVTDSSLRFLSYLGLALPNFMIALCIMLIATIYFGDTLTGLFSSEYRDAPWSLAKLGDFLSRAWLPAFILGWSSTALQLQTVRALMSDEVGKLYVTAARARGISGPKLFWRYPARHALGPVVNSVGFDLNRIFNDLPIVAAILVMSEAGFVLLEALAISNDQELAGAIIFLLTAAIVTLNFASDVLLAIIDPRVRRGVV, from the coding sequence ATGGGACAGCTTGTGCAGTTCACAGCCATACGCTTTGTTATGGCATTGTTGACGCTCTTTATCGTGTCCTTCATTGTCTTTGGCCTGATGGAGCTTGTGCCGGGGAACTGTGCAGAACGCTACGTCGCCTATAAGGCAACACAAGGTGCCAGTATTTCTCAGGCCGATATTGTTGCTGAAGAAATCCGCATGGGGCTGGACCGTCCGTTTGTTGTCCGCTGGGTTGACTGGACAACATCCATCTTCATTCATGGAGACCTGGGAGAAAGCTGCCTGCGCCGCCTGCCGGTTACACAGATCCTCAAAGACAAGGTCTGGATCTCGCTGGGTATCTGTTTTGCAGCTCTTCTTATTACCTACATGATTGCGGTTCCGCTTGGCATGCTGTCTGCCAACATCCGGAATTCCGTGACCGATTCTTCCCTGCGTTTCCTGTCTTATCTCGGCCTGGCTCTGCCGAATTTCATGATTGCGCTCTGCATCATGCTGATTGCCACCATCTATTTTGGAGATACGCTGACCGGGCTGTTTTCGTCCGAATACAGGGATGCTCCCTGGTCGCTCGCTAAACTGGGAGATTTCCTCAGTCGTGCCTGGCTGCCTGCCTTTATTCTCGGCTGGTCATCAACAGCGCTTCAGTTGCAGACGGTTCGGGCGCTGATGTCTGACGAGGTTGGCAAGCTGTATGTGACAGCCGCCCGGGCACGCGGGATTTCCGGCCCGAAACTGTTCTGGCGTTATCCGGCCCGCCATGCGCTGGGGCCTGTTGTGAATTCCGTTGGCTTCGACCTCAACCGGATCTTCAATGACCTGCCGATTGTGGCAGCCATCCTTGTGATGTCGGAAGCCGGCTTTGTGCTTCTGGAAGCGCTTGCCATTTCCAATGACCAGGAACTGGCGGGAGCCATCATCTTCCTTCTGACCGCCGCTATCGTGACGCTGAACTTTGCGTCCGACGTTCTGCTGGCCATCATCGATCCGCGCGTTCGGCGCGGTGTGGTTTAG
- a CDS encoding ABC transporter permease, which produces MSTTDANLDLEDQKAKEAYFTASQTQLIWSRFKKNRSALIAGTILMFFVLVGVFAPFVAPYQPTKEGFNPDYRDGPPQAVYFWDEDGLSWPYVATFEKKRDKNFRVVYKPNYEKKRYVQFFVKGWEYSVIDTYVDLPGKALDGRLKLLTFDRHLFGVDKGFIHLFGTDRQKKDLFSRTVFAVRVSLAIGALGVVLSFVLALIIGGIAGYFGGWIDRIVQMITDSVRVVPTIPLFMAVAAFLPDEWSAEMRFFFISLILGLLGWPTLARRIRTHILAERTADYVLAAQLCGASPSHIIRRHLLPSFTSYIIVDLVISFPYVVLSETALSFIGLGLKDPVNSLGVLLQNVTNVDVMLNYQWYFIPVPIFVMIVLAFVFVGDGLRDAADPYSERK; this is translated from the coding sequence ATGAGCACGACCGATGCCAACCTTGATCTTGAGGATCAAAAGGCGAAAGAGGCCTATTTCACCGCCTCTCAGACACAGTTGATCTGGTCTCGTTTCAAGAAGAACCGCTCTGCGCTGATAGCCGGAACCATCCTGATGTTCTTTGTGCTGGTGGGTGTGTTTGCACCATTCGTGGCGCCATACCAGCCGACCAAGGAAGGGTTTAACCCCGATTACCGCGATGGTCCGCCTCAGGCCGTTTATTTCTGGGATGAGGATGGATTGTCCTGGCCCTATGTGGCGACGTTTGAGAAGAAGCGGGACAAGAATTTCCGTGTTGTCTACAAGCCGAATTATGAGAAGAAGCGCTATGTGCAGTTCTTCGTCAAGGGCTGGGAATACAGTGTCATCGACACCTATGTGGACCTGCCGGGCAAGGCGCTGGACGGGCGTTTGAAGCTGCTGACCTTTGACCGGCATCTGTTTGGTGTGGACAAAGGCTTCATCCATCTCTTCGGGACGGACAGGCAGAAGAAAGATCTGTTCAGCCGGACTGTTTTTGCGGTGCGTGTATCGCTGGCCATTGGCGCGCTCGGTGTGGTTTTGTCCTTTGTGCTGGCTCTGATTATTGGCGGCATTGCAGGGTATTTTGGTGGCTGGATCGACCGGATTGTGCAGATGATCACGGATTCTGTGCGTGTGGTTCCGACCATCCCGCTGTTCATGGCGGTTGCGGCCTTCCTGCCCGATGAATGGTCGGCGGAGATGCGGTTCTTCTTCATATCGCTTATTCTGGGCCTGTTGGGCTGGCCAACTCTGGCGCGGCGGATCAGAACCCACATTCTGGCAGAGCGAACCGCTGACTATGTGCTGGCGGCCCAGCTTTGCGGGGCATCACCCAGCCATATTATCCGAAGGCACCTTCTGCCGAGTTTCACCAGTTACATCATTGTCGATCTGGTGATTTCCTTCCCCTATGTGGTTCTTTCCGAGACCGCCTTGTCCTTTATCGGCCTTGGCCTCAAGGACCCGGTGAACTCGCTTGGGGTACTGCTTCAGAACGTCACCAATGTGGATGTGATGCTGAACTATCAATGGTATTTCATTCCGGTTCCGATCTTTGTGATGATTGTGCTGGCCTTTGTGTTTGTTGGTGATGGCTTGCGGGATGCAGCCGATCCTTATTCGGAGCGCAAATGA
- a CDS encoding ABC transporter substrate-binding protein, with the protein MKRILLIGAAFCAFTGSALAADCPPVTVANDQGIKGEFPQQFELAEFQSLASCTLSFKGNPEAAALNAKIVGNPQDLPAVEDRLPKEPLVVAPYEEIGVHGGILNGISKATESGTSDLLSVRHVNLVRYSDNLQDIVPNVAKSWEWNADFTQLTFKLRDGHKWSDGKPFTADDVAFWYNNMLMDKNVIEKPKDRFLIDGKPWTVEALDATTVRFTLAAPKPGLLAQFATDFAQPFQPKHFLGQFHPGINADADKLAKEAGFENGYEVIKFYYGGSDWKDVPSPYLKDASKTTVLPAAVVPTLESHIVYVDTDENRKVVANPYFHMVDTQGNQLPYINEIDEVFIADEQVQTLKMVNGEVGYKQQAVNLAQAPVLLENAEKGGYKVAIVPTVGENVIVSFNMTSANEAKRAVFNDFNFRKAMSIAIDRAEIIDSVYLGEGRPEQYTAWDANTVDFVTEAHLKVATEYNVDEANKLLDAAGLKDADGDGFRDLPNGERLVLNIQFSTQGTPAGIPEILATNWSSVGIQATAKEVTSDEYRAAQSANELDVHIWTRVRPGAVLAYNPGLLIPPFDNYFTHRNGMLWAQWIDTKGAEGIEPPADVKAGMANIAKFQSAAAGSAEQAKIGGEIVQTLVDNLRFIGLVGSIPAPVYHNDEIGNFKPMTAKTYDYYQMYPYRPNQYFIKK; encoded by the coding sequence ATGAAACGTATCCTTCTTATCGGTGCGGCTTTTTGTGCATTCACAGGAAGCGCATTGGCTGCAGACTGCCCGCCGGTTACCGTTGCCAATGATCAGGGAATCAAGGGTGAATTCCCCCAGCAGTTCGAGCTGGCCGAATTCCAGAGCCTGGCGTCCTGCACCTTGTCATTCAAGGGCAATCCGGAGGCTGCTGCGCTCAATGCAAAGATTGTCGGTAATCCGCAGGATCTGCCTGCTGTTGAAGACCGTCTGCCGAAAGAGCCCCTCGTTGTTGCACCATATGAAGAAATCGGCGTGCATGGCGGTATCCTGAACGGTATCTCCAAAGCAACGGAATCCGGTACATCTGATCTTCTCTCCGTCCGTCACGTCAACCTGGTCCGCTATTCGGATAACCTTCAGGACATCGTGCCGAATGTTGCGAAGAGCTGGGAATGGAATGCTGATTTCACCCAGCTGACATTTAAACTGCGTGACGGCCACAAATGGTCTGATGGCAAGCCGTTTACAGCTGATGATGTTGCCTTCTGGTACAACAATATGCTGATGGACAAGAACGTCATTGAGAAGCCGAAAGACCGCTTCCTGATTGACGGCAAGCCATGGACGGTTGAAGCGCTGGATGCGACCACGGTTCGCTTTACGCTGGCTGCTCCGAAACCGGGTCTTCTGGCCCAGTTCGCCACCGACTTTGCCCAGCCGTTCCAGCCGAAGCATTTCCTCGGCCAGTTCCACCCGGGGATCAATGCCGATGCCGACAAGCTGGCGAAAGAAGCCGGTTTCGAAAACGGTTACGAGGTCATCAAGTTCTACTACGGCGGTTCTGACTGGAAAGACGTGCCGAGCCCGTACCTGAAAGACGCATCCAAGACGACAGTTCTTCCGGCTGCCGTTGTGCCGACGCTCGAAAGCCACATCGTCTATGTGGATACCGACGAGAACCGCAAGGTTGTCGCCAACCCGTATTTCCATATGGTCGATACCCAGGGCAATCAGCTGCCTTACATCAATGAAATCGATGAGGTTTTCATTGCTGATGAGCAGGTTCAGACCCTGAAAATGGTCAATGGTGAAGTTGGCTACAAGCAGCAGGCCGTCAACCTGGCTCAGGCTCCGGTTCTTCTCGAGAATGCAGAGAAGGGTGGTTACAAGGTTGCCATCGTGCCGACCGTTGGTGAAAACGTTATCGTTTCCTTCAACATGACATCTGCCAATGAGGCAAAGCGGGCCGTCTTCAACGACTTTAATTTCCGCAAAGCCATGTCGATCGCCATTGATCGGGCTGAAATCATCGATTCCGTCTATCTGGGCGAAGGCAGACCAGAACAGTATACCGCCTGGGATGCCAACACCGTTGACTTCGTCACCGAGGCTCATCTGAAGGTGGCTACCGAGTACAATGTCGATGAAGCCAACAAGCTTCTTGATGCTGCCGGTCTCAAGGATGCTGATGGTGACGGTTTCCGTGATCTGCCAAATGGTGAGCGTCTGGTACTGAACATCCAGTTCTCGACCCAGGGCACGCCAGCCGGTATTCCGGAAATCCTGGCCACCAACTGGTCTTCTGTCGGTATCCAGGCCACAGCCAAGGAAGTGACATCTGACGAGTATCGTGCAGCCCAGTCTGCTAACGAGCTGGACGTTCACATCTGGACCCGTGTTCGTCCGGGTGCCGTTCTGGCTTACAATCCGGGCCTGCTGATCCCGCCATTCGATAACTACTTCACCCACCGCAACGGCATGCTCTGGGCCCAGTGGATCGATACAAAGGGTGCGGAAGGTATTGAGCCACCAGCAGACGTCAAGGCTGGCATGGCAAACATTGCCAAGTTCCAGAGCGCTGCTGCCGGTTCTGCAGAGCAGGCGAAGATTGGTGGTGAGATCGTGCAGACCCTGGTGGATAACCTCCGCTTTATCGGTCTGGTCGGCTCCATCCCGGCTCCGGTTTACCACAATGATGAGATTGGCAACTTCAAGCCGATGACAGCGAAGACATACGACTACTACCAGATGTATCCGTATCGTCCGAACCAGTATTTCATCAAGAAATAA
- a CDS encoding LysR family transcriptional regulator, with protein sequence MTDADKDFQQLSDAITIRRLELLDAVAQKLSMSDVARDFNIRQPAVSQQINSLEAALGTKLLIRRGRTMELTESGRRAALLARRLIALHYEGLAEIQNVALAGNQILRLGCSAPQTGLRILKHYQDIYPGARVSLVMANTETLLKKLAAFEVDTVVTGLQTPMAEFHCHLLFEQDLLAMVPADHPLAGQDEIRLEQMIEETLILREKGSYTRALLSEALSRANLEPKVSFEVATREATAEAVVQGFGVSCVLSREQPHDPRLAIRPIATSEKPGKEYLISNHALIDIPPLRDLFALDAIRTPDIWSNDD encoded by the coding sequence ATGACAGACGCTGACAAGGACTTTCAACAGCTCTCAGACGCGATAACAATCCGGCGGCTGGAGCTACTCGATGCGGTCGCTCAGAAGCTCAGCATGTCGGACGTTGCTCGTGATTTTAACATTCGCCAACCCGCAGTTTCTCAACAGATTAACTCACTTGAAGCAGCCCTCGGCACAAAGCTACTGATCCGCCGGGGCCGGACCATGGAGTTGACGGAAAGTGGCCGGCGAGCCGCCCTCCTCGCCCGCAGACTGATCGCCCTGCATTATGAGGGACTGGCAGAGATCCAGAATGTAGCTCTGGCGGGGAATCAGATCCTGCGGCTTGGCTGCAGTGCTCCTCAGACCGGCCTCAGAATCCTCAAACATTATCAGGATATCTACCCCGGTGCCCGTGTCAGCCTGGTGATGGCCAACACGGAAACTCTGCTCAAAAAGCTTGCAGCGTTTGAAGTGGACACAGTGGTGACAGGGCTGCAGACACCGATGGCGGAATTTCACTGCCATCTGCTGTTTGAACAGGACCTTCTCGCCATGGTTCCAGCCGATCATCCGCTGGCTGGTCAGGATGAGATCCGACTTGAGCAGATGATTGAAGAGACCCTGATTCTGCGTGAAAAAGGCTCCTACACCAGAGCTCTCCTCAGCGAAGCCCTGAGCCGCGCCAATCTGGAACCGAAAGTCTCTTTCGAAGTCGCCACAAGGGAAGCAACAGCGGAAGCTGTCGTACAGGGATTTGGCGTGTCCTGTGTCCTGTCAAGGGAACAACCGCACGATCCGCGTCTGGCCATTCGCCCGATTGCCACATCCGAGAAGCCCGGCAAGGAATATCTTATTTCCAATCACGCTCTGATTGATATTCCGCCGCTGCGGGATCTGTTTGCTCTTGATGCCATCCGCACACCGGATATCTGGTCGAATGACGACTGA